In a single window of the Deinococcus aetherius genome:
- a CDS encoding TldD/PmbA family protein has protein sequence MIDQHLAAEALTRARAGGADFAELFAEDTLTTTLRLHQGEVKDAGGGNLFGAGLRLLYGTRVVYAYTNDVTPAGLRDLADAVASARGGAGEPDRAGAGGLDFRRLDARPLYVAREHPLHTAKRDKLALMRRAHGAAAGVGDVKTVDVNYLDRVQRVLVANSEGLWAEDERVWTRLTVTAIAQDGPRRETGFDGPGAGQGLEFFETVPPESVGAEAARVANAMLRAGYAPAGRLPVVIGNGFGGVIFHEACGHILETTAVEKNASVFAGKLGEKIAHESVTAIDDGTLPGSWGMVTVDDEGMRGERTVLIENGVLKSFLADRVGELKTGHRRTGSGRRQNYTYAPASRMRSTFIDRGGETPEGLIRSVGDGIYARRMGGGSVTPGTGDYNFAVQEAYMIRGGEIAEPLKGASLVGNGAQDLKNIVGVAGDLALGQGMCGSVSGSIPTDVGQPHILVSEITVGGRA, from the coding sequence ATGATCGACCAGCACCTCGCCGCCGAAGCTCTCACCCGTGCCCGCGCGGGCGGGGCGGACTTCGCGGAACTGTTCGCGGAGGACACCCTGACGACTACCCTGCGCCTGCATCAGGGGGAGGTGAAGGACGCCGGGGGCGGGAACCTGTTCGGGGCGGGGCTGCGGCTGCTCTACGGCACCCGCGTGGTGTACGCCTACACGAACGACGTGACCCCGGCGGGCCTGCGCGACCTCGCCGACGCGGTGGCCTCGGCGCGCGGCGGGGCGGGCGAGCCGGACCGGGCGGGCGCGGGGGGGCTCGACTTCCGCCGACTGGATGCCCGGCCCCTGTACGTCGCCCGCGAACATCCCCTGCACACGGCCAAACGCGACAAGCTCGCCCTGATGCGGCGGGCCCACGGGGCGGCGGCGGGCGTGGGAGACGTGAAGACGGTGGACGTGAACTATCTCGACCGGGTGCAGCGCGTCCTCGTCGCCAACTCGGAGGGGCTGTGGGCGGAGGACGAGCGGGTGTGGACCCGGCTGACGGTCACCGCCATCGCCCAGGACGGCCCCCGGCGCGAGACGGGCTTCGACGGGCCCGGGGCCGGGCAGGGGCTGGAGTTCTTCGAGACGGTGCCGCCCGAGAGCGTCGGCGCCGAGGCCGCCCGAGTCGCCAACGCCATGCTGCGCGCGGGGTACGCGCCCGCCGGGAGGCTCCCCGTCGTGATCGGCAACGGCTTCGGCGGGGTGATCTTCCACGAGGCGTGCGGGCACATCCTGGAGACGACCGCCGTGGAGAAGAACGCCAGCGTCTTCGCGGGCAAGCTGGGCGAGAAGATCGCGCACGAGTCGGTCACCGCCATCGACGACGGCACCCTTCCGGGGTCCTGGGGCATGGTCACCGTGGACGACGAGGGCATGAGGGGCGAGCGCACCGTCCTGATCGAGAACGGCGTGCTGAAGTCCTTCCTGGCCGACCGGGTGGGCGAACTCAAGACCGGGCACAGGCGCACGGGCAGCGGGCGGCGGCAGAACTACACCTACGCGCCTGCCAGCCGCATGAGGAGCACCTTCATCGACCGGGGCGGCGAGACGCCGGAGGGACTGATCCGCAGCGTGGGGGATGGCATCTACGCCCGCCGGATGGGCGGCGGCAGCGTTACCCCCGGAACCGGGGACTACAACTTCGCGGTGCAGGAGGCGTACATGATCCGGGGTGGGGAGATCGCCGAACCTTTGAAAGGAGCTTCACTCGTCGGGAACGGGGCGCAGGACCTGAAGAACATCGTGGGCGTGGCGGGCGACCTCGCGCTGGGGCAGGGGATGTGCGGCAGCGTCTCGGGCTCCATCCCGACAGACGTTGGCCAGCCGCACATCCTCGTCTCGGAGATCACCGTGGGAGGCCGGGCATGA
- a CDS encoding GNAT family N-acetyltransferase, translated as MRHSLTLRDADLTLRPLEEGDIPALCVLAADCGDELRLMGSPPVSPAYYRAALGAPDQMPFVVEVGREPAGSTRYGDIRTAHGGLEIGWTWLHPRWHGTGLNRRMKRLMLAHAFEVMGMERVQIKTDILNTRSQRAIEGLGAVHEGVLRRHMRRPDGTMRDTVMYSVIREEWPAVAQRLSEMA; from the coding sequence ATGCGGCACAGCCTGACGCTGAGAGACGCCGACCTGACCCTGCGGCCCCTGGAGGAAGGGGACATTCCGGCCCTGTGCGTGTTGGCGGCGGACTGCGGGGACGAGTTGCGGCTGATGGGCTCACCCCCCGTCTCTCCCGCCTACTACCGGGCCGCGCTGGGCGCCCCCGACCAGATGCCTTTTGTGGTGGAGGTTGGCCGCGAACCGGCGGGGAGCACCCGCTACGGTGACATCCGCACAGCGCACGGCGGGCTGGAGATCGGCTGGACCTGGCTTCACCCCCGCTGGCACGGCACGGGCCTCAACCGCCGCATGAAACGCCTGATGCTCGCCCACGCCTTCGAGGTCATGGGGATGGAGCGGGTGCAGATCAAGACCGACATCCTGAACACTCGCAGCCAGCGGGCCATCGAGGGGCTCGGGGCCGTCCACGAGGGCGTGCTGCGGCGGCACATGCGGCGGCCCGACGGCACCATGCGCGACACGGTAATGTACTCGGTCATCCGGGAGGAGTGGCCCGCCGTGGCTCAGAGGCTCAGCGAAATGGCCTAG
- a CDS encoding asparaginase produces the protein MTQPLGVGRVTFKRGGLAESVHRVHAAVVDARGQTVAWCGDPALVAFPRSTSKPVQALPVALGAPDLPGDELAIACASHAGTPEHLAVVARLLARSGSTVDDLRCGTHPPFDPEVAAGLIRAEEAPTPLHHNCSGKHAGMLLACVLNGWPREGYTDPAHPLQVRIRELHAELGGVGLDDVHVGTDGCSVPALALPLHAVARTFARIAAPEGELAPALERVFGAMRAHPFLVAGAGRLDTTLMPLVPGLAAKMGAEAFYGLALRETPRGPLGIAFKVMDGGERARPHVALAVLGELGAPVTEELRALAPATLHNWAGREVGTVEVEVSLEWAEQNPAA, from the coding sequence ATGACACAACCTCTCGGGGTGGGGCGGGTCACCTTCAAGCGGGGAGGGCTCGCCGAGAGCGTCCACCGGGTTCACGCGGCGGTCGTGGACGCGCGGGGGCAGACCGTGGCGTGGTGCGGCGACCCCGCGCTCGTCGCCTTTCCGCGCAGCACCAGCAAGCCCGTCCAAGCCCTCCCGGTAGCCCTGGGCGCCCCCGACCTGCCCGGGGACGAACTCGCCATCGCCTGCGCCAGCCACGCCGGGACGCCCGAACATCTCGCCGTCGTGGCGCGGCTCCTGGCCCGCTCGGGCAGCACCGTGGACGACCTGCGCTGCGGCACCCACCCGCCCTTCGACCCGGAGGTGGCGGCGGGCCTGATTCGGGCGGAAGAGGCGCCCACCCCGCTGCACCACAATTGCTCGGGCAAGCACGCGGGGATGCTCCTCGCCTGCGTGCTCAATGGCTGGCCGCGCGAGGGGTACACGGACCCTGCTCATCCTCTACAGGTCCGCATCCGGGAACTCCACGCCGAGCTGGGTGGGGTGGGGCTGGATGACGTTCACGTCGGCACCGACGGGTGCAGCGTCCCCGCACTGGCCCTGCCGCTGCACGCGGTGGCGCGGACGTTCGCGCGGATAGCGGCCCCTGAGGGCGAACTGGCCCCCGCCCTGGAGCGCGTCTTTGGGGCGATGCGGGCCCACCCCTTCCTGGTCGCGGGCGCGGGGCGGCTCGACACCACCCTGATGCCCCTCGTCCCCGGTCTTGCCGCCAAGATGGGCGCGGAGGCGTTCTACGGCCTCGCACTGCGGGAGACGCCGCGCGGGCCCCTGGGCATCGCCTTCAAGGTCATGGACGGCGGTGAGCGGGCCCGGCCCCACGTCGCGCTCGCCGTGCTGGGAGAACTGGGCGCGCCGGTCACGGAGGAGCTGCGCGCCCTCGCCCCCGCCACCCTGCACAACTGGGCGGGGCGGGAGGTGGGGACGGTCGAGGTGGAGGTGAGCCTGGAGTGGGCGGAGCAGAACCCGGCTGCATAG
- a CDS encoding DUF3006 domain-containing protein translates to MKDEERRDSHPPAPERWIVDGIEDGPRGRVARVEREDGRTFDLPLSALPDGVREGDLLAVQDGPDGVTVRLLPGETRARRESAQRNLDRLNAGTPREGEGEITL, encoded by the coding sequence GTGAAGGACGAAGAACGCCGCGACTCCCACCCCCCGGCCCCCGAACGCTGGATCGTGGACGGCATCGAGGACGGCCCGCGTGGCCGGGTCGCGCGGGTGGAGCGGGAGGACGGGCGCACCTTCGATCTCCCCCTCTCGGCCCTGCCCGACGGGGTGCGCGAGGGCGACCTCCTTGCCGTGCAGGACGGCCCCGACGGGGTGACCGTCCGCCTCCTGCCGGGGGAGACCCGGGCCCGCCGCGAGTCCGCCCAGCGCAACCTCGACCGCCTGAATGCGGGAACGCCCCGCGAGGGGGAAGGGGAGATCACGCTATGA
- a CDS encoding alpha/beta fold hydrolase, translating into MSYVKVGKENGQSIELYFEDHGQGQPVVLIHGFPLNGRSWERQEAALLDAGYRVVTYDRRGFGQSSQPSVGYDYDTFTADLNALLTHLDLRDVVLVGFSMGTGEVTRYVGQYGNERVSKAVLIGPIPPYLPKTDDNPEGVDPSVFEGIKASIRQDRFAYLTEFFQNFYNTDALLGSRVSEEVLRASWNVAARASARATLACVDTWLTDFRQDVANIKVPTLIIHGTDDRILPFDATAKRLPSLIPGSELVTIPEGPHNILWTFAEEVNGALLNFLGK; encoded by the coding sequence ATGTCTTACGTGAAGGTCGGCAAGGAGAACGGACAGAGCATCGAGCTGTACTTCGAGGACCACGGTCAGGGCCAGCCCGTCGTGCTGATCCACGGCTTCCCGCTGAATGGCCGCTCCTGGGAACGGCAGGAGGCCGCCCTGCTGGACGCCGGGTACCGCGTCGTCACCTACGACCGTCGCGGCTTCGGCCAGTCCAGCCAGCCGTCGGTGGGCTACGACTACGACACCTTCACCGCCGACCTGAACGCTCTGCTCACCCACCTCGACCTGCGCGACGTGGTGCTCGTGGGCTTCTCGATGGGAACGGGCGAGGTGACGCGCTACGTCGGCCAGTACGGCAACGAGCGGGTGAGTAAGGCCGTCCTGATCGGCCCCATCCCGCCCTACCTGCCGAAGACGGACGACAACCCGGAGGGGGTGGACCCCAGCGTCTTCGAGGGCATCAAGGCGTCCATCCGCCAGGACCGCTTCGCGTACCTCACCGAGTTTTTCCAGAACTTCTACAACACCGACGCCCTGCTCGGCAGCCGCGTCAGCGAGGAGGTGCTGCGCGCGAGCTGGAACGTCGCTGCCCGCGCCTCGGCCCGCGCCACCCTCGCCTGCGTGGACACCTGGCTCACCGACTTCCGTCAGGACGTGGCGAACATCAAGGTCCCCACCCTGATCATCCACGGGACCGACGACCGCATCCTGCCCTTCGACGCGACCGCCAAGCGGCTGCCCAGCCTGATCCCCGGCAGCGAACTCGTGACCATCCCGGAAGGCCCGCACAACATCCTGTGGACCTTCGCCGAGGAGGTCAACGGCGCCCTCCTGAACTTCCTCGGGAAGTAA
- a CDS encoding TldD/PmbA family protein — translation MTTGPEEQLTVAEARAYLLDRARERGVTLEVYGERRASTNVRAFGGEVGEFKVQTRQGVALRALVGGAWGHSFTENLSRPALDRALDSAVENAELVAPERGAGLHDWPPPPALDLHGEGLSGVTAEQKVRVALDLERVTREADPRVVSVPYAVYQDGDAEGLVANTEGLSRETRQLYALQYVSPLVSEGGQNKMKGDWQFTREFTELDPTRTALSAVERSLALLGARPAPSGTFPAVVSGECLAELLAIFAGMFSGQMVEEGKSPLAGRLGEQVASGLVTLTDDATLLRGLNSRPFDAEGCPSAPLTLIGEGRLAAFLHNAGTAARAGTRSTGHATRQGLQGTVGVAPSNLRLHPGTTSPADLARGVTGVRLTGVEGGHAGANPVTGDFSLQAEGFWVEGGETAYPLEVFTVAGNLLDLLADIEAVGAELWFTLDGVEAPDVRVRALAVGGG, via the coding sequence ATGACGACGGGGCCGGAGGAGCAACTGACGGTCGCGGAGGCACGCGCCTACCTGCTGGACCGCGCCCGGGAGCGGGGCGTGACGCTGGAGGTGTATGGGGAGCGCCGGGCCTCGACGAACGTGCGGGCCTTCGGCGGCGAGGTGGGCGAGTTCAAGGTGCAGACCCGGCAGGGGGTCGCGCTGCGCGCCCTCGTCGGCGGAGCGTGGGGGCACAGCTTCACCGAGAACCTGTCCCGGCCCGCCCTCGACCGGGCCCTGGACAGCGCCGTCGAGAACGCCGAACTCGTCGCGCCGGAGCGGGGAGCCGGGCTGCACGACTGGCCCCCTCCTCCCGCGCTCGACCTCCACGGCGAGGGCCTGAGCGGCGTGACGGCGGAACAGAAGGTGCGGGTCGCGCTCGACCTCGAACGCGTCACCCGCGAGGCCGACCCCCGCGTGGTGAGCGTGCCCTACGCGGTCTATCAGGACGGCGACGCCGAGGGGCTGGTCGCCAACACCGAGGGCCTGAGCCGGGAGACGCGGCAGCTCTACGCCCTCCAGTACGTCTCCCCCCTGGTGTCGGAGGGCGGCCAGAACAAGATGAAGGGCGACTGGCAGTTCACCCGCGAGTTCACCGAACTCGACCCCACCCGCACGGCCCTCTCGGCGGTGGAGCGGTCGCTGGCCCTGCTCGGCGCGCGGCCTGCCCCCAGCGGCACCTTCCCGGCGGTCGTGAGCGGCGAGTGCCTGGCCGAACTCCTCGCCATCTTCGCGGGCATGTTCAGCGGCCAGATGGTCGAGGAGGGCAAGAGCCCGCTCGCGGGGCGACTGGGCGAGCAGGTCGCCAGCGGGCTCGTCACCCTGACGGACGACGCGACCCTCCTGCGCGGCCTGAACTCGCGCCCCTTCGACGCGGAGGGCTGCCCCAGCGCCCCTCTCACCCTGATCGGGGAGGGGCGGCTCGCGGCCTTCCTCCACAACGCGGGGACGGCGGCCCGCGCGGGTACCCGCAGCACCGGGCACGCCACCCGCCAGGGGCTCCAGGGCACGGTGGGCGTGGCACCCAGCAACCTGCGCCTGCACCCCGGCACCACCTCCCCCGCCGATCTCGCCCGGGGAGTCACGGGCGTTCGCCTCACCGGGGTCGAGGGCGGGCACGCGGGCGCCAACCCCGTCACCGGGGACTTCAGCCTCCAGGCCGAGGGCTTCTGGGTGGAAGGCGGCGAGACGGCCTATCCCCTGGAGGTCTTTACCGTCGCCGGAAACCTCCTCGACCTCCTGGCGGACATCGAGGCCGTGGGGGCGGAGCTGTGGTTCACGCTGGACGGGGTGGAGGCCCCCGACGTGCGCGTGCGGGCCCTGGCGGTGGGGGGCGGCTGA
- the speA gene encoding biosynthetic arginine decarboxylase, with the protein MTTTPSFSTLDAAELYQVPNWSGGWFRVSDRGQLEVTPGPGLHAPLRAIIDEIVERGESLPVILRFPQVLAGRVRHLNDAFGKAIAEYGYTGHYQGVFPIKVNQRRLVVETVAAAGYDHAHGLEAGSKAELALCLAQRMHPDALLCCNGFKDDGFIKLALWGRTLGKNVVITLEKYSELDRVLKQARALGVKPAIGVRFKLHARGSGQWEESGGDQAKFGLNAYELLRVVERLREENMLDSLVMLHTHIGSQITDIRRVKVAVREATQTYAGLIAAGAQLKYLNVGGGLGVDYDGSKTTFYASMNYTVGEYAADVVYTVQETCRARGVPEPTIISESGRALTAHHAVLIMPVVDVTGPTRNLEELAAPNEDSHQVVKDLEEILVNLSARNYREMYNDAVGDKGTLHNLFDLGYVTLEDRARGEALFNAILRKIAKLIQGEKYVPDELEDLQKVLADKYICNFSLFQSLPDNWAIQALFPIVPVDRLDERPTRQGTIVDITCDSDGKIEKFIDLRDVKATLPLHEPGHEPYYLGVFLMGAYQDVLGSAHNLFGKVSEAHVTVRPGGRYNIDLFVRGQKARRMIESMGYEEVMLRDSIEDQTDAALERGTLTPEQENELLEDYGEELLGYTYLEYEEG; encoded by the coding sequence TTGACGACAACACCCTCTTTTTCCACCCTTGACGCCGCCGAACTCTACCAGGTGCCCAACTGGAGCGGTGGCTGGTTTCGCGTCTCCGACAGGGGCCAGCTGGAGGTCACCCCTGGCCCCGGCCTTCACGCGCCGCTCCGCGCCATCATCGACGAGATCGTCGAGCGCGGCGAGAGCCTGCCCGTCATCCTGCGCTTCCCCCAGGTGCTCGCGGGGCGCGTCAGGCACCTCAACGACGCTTTCGGGAAGGCCATCGCCGAGTACGGCTACACCGGGCACTACCAGGGCGTCTTTCCCATCAAGGTCAACCAGCGCCGCTTGGTGGTGGAGACGGTCGCCGCCGCCGGGTACGACCACGCGCACGGGCTGGAGGCGGGCAGCAAGGCCGAGCTGGCGCTGTGCCTCGCCCAGAGGATGCACCCCGACGCCCTGCTGTGCTGCAACGGCTTCAAGGACGACGGCTTCATCAAGCTCGCCCTGTGGGGCCGGACCCTCGGCAAGAACGTGGTCATCACGCTGGAGAAGTACAGCGAACTCGACCGGGTGCTCAAGCAGGCCCGCGCGCTGGGCGTCAAGCCCGCCATCGGCGTGCGCTTCAAGCTCCACGCGCGGGGCTCGGGGCAGTGGGAGGAGTCGGGCGGCGACCAGGCGAAGTTCGGCCTGAACGCCTACGAACTGTTGCGGGTGGTCGAGCGGCTGCGCGAGGAGAACATGCTCGACTCGCTGGTGATGCTCCACACCCACATCGGCTCGCAGATCACCGACATCCGCCGGGTCAAGGTCGCCGTGCGCGAGGCCACCCAGACCTACGCGGGCCTGATCGCCGCCGGGGCGCAGCTCAAGTACCTCAACGTGGGCGGCGGCCTGGGCGTGGACTACGACGGCTCGAAGACCACCTTCTACGCCTCCATGAACTACACCGTGGGCGAGTACGCCGCCGACGTGGTGTACACCGTGCAGGAGACCTGCCGGGCGCGCGGGGTGCCCGAGCCCACCATCATCTCCGAGTCGGGCCGGGCCTTGACCGCCCATCACGCCGTGTTGATCATGCCCGTGGTGGACGTGACGGGCCCCACCCGCAACCTCGAAGAACTCGCCGCGCCGAACGAGGACAGCCACCAGGTCGTCAAGGACCTCGAAGAGATTCTGGTGAACCTCAGCGCCCGCAACTACCGCGAGATGTACAACGACGCGGTGGGCGACAAGGGGACCCTGCACAACCTCTTCGACCTCGGCTACGTGACGCTGGAGGACCGGGCGCGTGGCGAGGCGCTGTTCAACGCCATCCTGCGCAAGATCGCCAAGCTGATTCAGGGCGAGAAGTACGTGCCCGACGAGCTGGAAGACCTCCAGAAGGTGCTCGCCGATAAGTACATCTGCAACTTCTCCCTCTTCCAGAGCCTGCCCGACAACTGGGCGATCCAGGCGCTCTTTCCCATCGTGCCGGTGGACCGGCTGGACGAGCGGCCCACCCGGCAGGGCACCATCGTGGACATCACCTGCGACAGCGACGGCAAGATCGAGAAGTTCATCGACCTGCGCGACGTGAAGGCCACCCTGCCCCTGCACGAGCCGGGCCACGAGCCCTACTACCTGGGTGTGTTCCTGATGGGCGCGTACCAGGACGTGCTGGGCAGCGCGCACAACCTCTTCGGCAAGGTCAGCGAGGCGCACGTGACCGTGCGGCCCGGCGGGCGGTACAACATCGACCTCTTCGTGCGCGGCCAGAAGGCCCGGCGCATGATCGAGTCGATGGGGTACGAGGAGGTCATGCTCCGCGACTCCATCGAGGACCAGACCGACGCCGCGCTGGAGAGGGGCACCCTGACCCCCGAACAGGAGAACGAGCTGCTGGAGGACTACGGCGAGGAGTTGCTGGGCTACACCTACCTGGAGTACGAGGAGGGCTGA
- a CDS encoding ComEC/Rec2 family competence protein, with product MSGKKAISKAPARKKAAKLKKGKAGHHHGPSTSDLAGVLVLGLIVSLAACAGGGGKEKGGGQGGTANPGGQVTIRFLDVGQGDAVLVTSPEGKTMLYDGGRSAERMRGYLEAYGVTKIDLMVASHADADHIAGLIPAAETAKPTLFINNGLAGTTRTWERLVAALQEDGTTFQKANGQVINLGSVKVRVIAPPAGMGDDQNDNSVGVRVEFGKFRALMTGDSEKPETEAWLEEDRAEIQGPFQVYKSIHHGAANGDHQAWLAAVRPENVVIGVGENNYGHPTKTALDLYKENGVRVYRTDQQGTVTFTGEGDGTYQVQTER from the coding sequence ATGAGCGGCAAGAAGGCGATTTCCAAGGCCCCCGCCCGCAAGAAGGCCGCCAAGCTCAAGAAGGGCAAGGCCGGGCACCACCACGGCCCCAGCACCAGCGACCTCGCCGGGGTGCTCGTCCTGGGGCTGATCGTCAGCCTCGCGGCCTGCGCGGGGGGCGGCGGGAAGGAGAAGGGCGGCGGGCAGGGGGGAACCGCCAACCCCGGTGGCCAGGTCACCATCCGTTTCCTCGACGTGGGACAGGGGGACGCCGTGCTCGTGACCAGCCCCGAGGGCAAGACGATGCTCTACGACGGCGGGCGCAGCGCCGAGCGGATGCGGGGGTACCTGGAAGCCTACGGGGTCACCAAGATCGACCTGATGGTCGCCAGCCACGCCGACGCCGACCACATCGCCGGCCTGATTCCCGCCGCCGAGACCGCCAAGCCCACCCTCTTCATCAACAACGGCCTCGCGGGCACCACCCGCACCTGGGAACGCCTCGTCGCCGCGCTTCAGGAGGACGGCACCACCTTCCAGAAGGCGAACGGGCAGGTCATCAACCTCGGCTCCGTGAAGGTCCGCGTGATCGCCCCGCCCGCCGGGATGGGCGACGACCAGAACGACAACAGCGTCGGCGTGCGCGTCGAGTTCGGCAAGTTCCGCGCGCTGATGACCGGCGACAGCGAAAAGCCCGAGACGGAAGCCTGGCTGGAGGAGGACCGGGCCGAGATTCAGGGTCCCTTCCAGGTCTACAAGAGCATCCACCACGGCGCAGCGAATGGCGACCACCAGGCCTGGCTCGCCGCCGTCCGCCCCGAGAACGTGGTCATCGGCGTCGGCGAGAACAACTACGGCCACCCCACGAAGACGGCCCTCGACCTCTACAAGGAAAACGGGGTCCGCGTCTACCGCACCGACCAGCAGGGCACCGTCACCTTCACGGGCGAGGGGGACGGCACGTATCAGGTCCAGACGGAGCGGTAG
- a CDS encoding FAD-dependent oxidoreductase → MFGPLQPRSQPQPGHLYDVAVVGAGLAGTELAWRLARSGSDVLLVSQALDHLGNLYQPTVEGAGFPPGSVFALVAGKIAPDTDGWTFHRHLKAEIEGTAGIHLLQSTVTELGEGEEEVTLSTWEGPTLRARRVVLAVGAFLKGRLLIGETMEEAGRLSEVAYDFLADDLARGGVWLVGGEQTAAGVEGAPPYNVRFLTPAPTELDGFRIKRFERVYVVGRCTPGEHTYASVLEDAARLAEELLLSPPLRGSSSPPSRGRSGGGETP, encoded by the coding sequence ATGTTCGGTCCCCTTCAACCCCGCAGCCAGCCGCAGCCGGGGCACCTCTACGACGTGGCGGTGGTCGGCGCGGGCCTGGCGGGCACGGAACTCGCGTGGCGCCTCGCGCGCTCGGGCTCGGACGTGCTCCTCGTCTCGCAGGCCCTCGACCACCTCGGGAACCTGTACCAGCCGACCGTTGAGGGCGCGGGCTTTCCACCGGGCAGCGTCTTCGCCCTCGTCGCCGGGAAGATCGCCCCCGACACCGACGGCTGGACCTTCCACCGCCACCTCAAGGCGGAGATCGAGGGCACGGCGGGCATCCACCTCCTGCAAAGCACGGTGACAGAACTCGGCGAGGGGGAGGAGGAGGTCACGCTCTCCACCTGGGAGGGCCCCACCCTGCGCGCCCGCCGCGTCGTCCTGGCCGTCGGCGCCTTCCTCAAGGGCCGCCTGCTGATCGGCGAGACGATGGAGGAGGCCGGGCGGCTCTCCGAGGTCGCGTATGACTTCCTGGCGGACGACCTTGCGCGGGGTGGAGTGTGGTTGGTCGGGGGGGAACAGACTGCCGCCGGGGTGGAGGGGGCGCCGCCCTACAACGTGCGCTTTCTGACCCCCGCCCCGACCGAACTCGACGGCTTCCGTATCAAGCGGTTCGAGCGGGTGTACGTGGTGGGTCGCTGCACGCCGGGCGAACACACCTACGCCTCCGTGCTGGAGGACGCGGCGCGGCTGGCGGAGGAACTTCTTTTGTCCCCTCCGCTGCGCGGCTCTTCGAGTCCCCCCTCGCGGGGGAGGTCGGGAGGGGGGGAAACGCCGTGA